From a single Sphingosinicellaceae bacterium genomic region:
- the rpoC gene encoding DNA-directed RNA polymerase subunit beta', with amino-acid sequence MNQELMNFFNPAAKPETFDQIQISLASPDKIRSWSFGEIKKPETINYRTFKPERDGLFCARIFGPIKDYECLCGKYKRMKYKGIVCEKCGVEVTVSKVRRERMGHIELAAPVAHIWFLKSLPSRIGMLLDMPLKNLERVLYFEQYVVLEPGMTPMKKFDLLTEDELATAQDEYGEDGFQAGIGAEAIRKLLEEMDLEGEMVVLREELATTKSELKPKKIIKRMKVVESFIESGNKPEWMVLQVVPVIPPELRPLVPLDGGRFATSDLNDLYRRVINRNNRLKRLIELRAPDIIVRNEKRMLQEAVDALFDNGRRGRTITGANKRPLKSLSDMLKGKQGRFRQNLLGKRVDYSGRSVIVTGPELKLHQCGLPKKMALELFKPFIYSRLDAKGLSMTLKQAKKWVEKERKEVWDILDEVIREHPVLLNRAPTLHRLGIQAFEPVLIEGKAIQLHPLVCSAFNADFDGDQMAVHVPLSLEAQLEARVLMMSTNNILSPANGKPIIVPSQDMVLGLYYLSMDRDGEPGAGMKFANISEVHQALQAKAVTLHSKITARVETTDEEGNMVLRRVETTPGRMLLGETLPKNHKVPYETINRLLTKKDIGDVIDEVYRHTGQKETVLFADAIMALGFKHAFMAGISFGKDDMVIPASKITTVDATKAQVKDYEQQYQDGLITQGEKYNKVVDAWARCGDQVADAMMKEISAKKVDPDGREMQINSIYMMAHSGARGSQAQMKQLAGMRGLMAKPSGEIIETPIISNFKEGLTVLEYFNSTHGARKGLADTALKTANSGYLTRRLVDVSQDCVVFEDDCGTTRGLVMKAIVEGGSTIVSLGERILGRTVLDDVVDAKTGEVIAPAGMLLSEVDVTRIEKAAVPEVKIRSPLVCETKIGVCATCYGRDLARGTPVNTGEAVGVIAAQSIGEPGTQLTMRTFHIGGAAQVSEQSTLDAPVDGKVHLRNLHTIRDSRGRNISMGRNGELVLMDDDGRERSIHRIPYGATLMHLHDAIVAKGDRLADWDPYTLPVITEKSGKIKYQDLIEGVSMSENVDDATGIAQKVVQDWRSINKKDDLRPRITLLDESSGESARYLLAVDAILSVNDGQDVEAGDVVARIPREAAKTRDITGGLPRVAELFEARIPKDNAVIARINGRVEFGKDYKTKRRISIRPEEAGADVAEYLVPKGRHVAVQEGDYVRRGDYLIDGNPNPHDILDVLGIEPLAEYLCAEIQEVYRLQGVKINDKHIEVIVRQMLQKVEITKSGDTTMLVGEQVDRLEMEAENAKLEKKQIHAEGKPVLLGITKASLQTKSFISAASFQETTRVLTEAAVQGKIDTLTGLKENVIVGRLIPAGTGAALARARVTATSRDAALRATQAQKLAAATPVAVPIPAAPIPSPLGEVVGG; translated from the coding sequence ATGAACCAGGAACTGATGAACTTCTTCAACCCGGCCGCGAAGCCGGAGACGTTCGACCAGATCCAGATCTCGCTCGCCAGCCCGGACAAGATCCGCAGCTGGTCGTTCGGCGAGATCAAGAAGCCCGAGACCATCAACTACCGGACGTTCAAGCCCGAGCGCGACGGCCTGTTCTGCGCGCGCATCTTCGGTCCGATCAAGGACTACGAGTGCCTGTGCGGCAAGTACAAGCGCATGAAGTACAAGGGCATCGTCTGCGAGAAGTGCGGCGTAGAGGTCACCGTCTCGAAGGTCCGCCGTGAGCGCATGGGCCATATCGAGCTGGCCGCCCCGGTCGCGCACATCTGGTTCCTGAAGTCGCTGCCGTCGCGCATCGGCATGCTTCTCGACATGCCGCTCAAAAATCTCGAGCGCGTGCTGTACTTCGAGCAGTACGTCGTGCTCGAGCCCGGCATGACGCCGATGAAGAAGTTCGACCTCCTGACCGAGGACGAGTTGGCGACCGCACAGGACGAGTATGGCGAGGACGGCTTCCAGGCCGGCATCGGCGCCGAGGCGATCCGCAAGCTGCTCGAGGAAATGGACCTCGAGGGCGAGATGGTGGTCCTGCGCGAGGAGCTGGCGACGACCAAGTCGGAGCTGAAGCCCAAGAAGATCATCAAGCGCATGAAGGTCGTCGAGTCCTTCATCGAGAGCGGCAACAAGCCCGAGTGGATGGTGCTGCAGGTCGTGCCGGTGATCCCGCCCGAGCTGCGTCCGCTGGTGCCGCTGGACGGTGGCCGCTTCGCGACGTCGGACTTGAACGACCTGTACCGCCGCGTCATCAACCGCAACAACCGGTTGAAGCGCCTGATCGAGCTGCGCGCCCCGGACATCATCGTCCGCAACGAGAAGCGCATGCTGCAGGAGGCGGTCGACGCCCTGTTCGACAACGGTCGCCGTGGCCGCACCATCACCGGTGCCAACAAGCGTCCGCTGAAGTCGCTGTCCGACATGCTCAAGGGCAAGCAGGGCCGCTTCCGCCAGAACCTGCTCGGCAAGCGCGTCGACTATTCGGGTCGTTCGGTCATCGTCACCGGGCCTGAGTTGAAGCTGCACCAGTGCGGCCTGCCGAAGAAGATGGCGCTCGAGCTGTTCAAGCCGTTCATCTACTCGCGCCTCGACGCCAAGGGTCTGTCGATGACCCTCAAGCAGGCGAAGAAGTGGGTCGAGAAGGAGCGCAAGGAAGTCTGGGACATCCTCGACGAGGTTATCCGCGAGCACCCCGTGCTGCTGAACCGTGCCCCGACGCTGCACCGCCTGGGCATCCAGGCGTTCGAGCCGGTCCTGATCGAGGGCAAGGCGATCCAGCTGCACCCGCTGGTCTGCTCGGCCTTCAACGCCGACTTCGACGGCGACCAGATGGCCGTCCACGTCCCGCTGAGCCTCGAGGCCCAGTTGGAAGCGCGCGTCCTGATGATGTCGACCAACAACATCCTGTCGCCCGCGAACGGCAAGCCGATCATCGTGCCGTCGCAGGACATGGTGCTGGGCCTGTACTACCTGTCGATGGACCGTGACGGCGAGCCCGGCGCGGGGATGAAGTTCGCCAACATCAGCGAGGTCCACCAGGCCCTGCAGGCGAAGGCGGTCACCCTCCACTCGAAGATTACGGCGCGCGTCGAGACCACCGACGAAGAGGGCAACATGGTCCTCCGCCGCGTCGAGACCACGCCGGGCCGCATGCTGCTCGGCGAGACGCTGCCGAAGAACCACAAGGTGCCCTACGAGACGATCAACCGGCTCCTCACCAAGAAGGACATCGGCGACGTCATCGACGAGGTCTACCGGCACACCGGCCAGAAGGAGACCGTGCTGTTCGCCGACGCCATCATGGCGTTGGGCTTCAAGCACGCCTTCATGGCGGGGATCAGCTTCGGCAAGGACGACATGGTCATCCCCGCCAGCAAGATCACCACGGTCGATGCGACCAAGGCGCAGGTCAAGGACTATGAGCAGCAGTACCAGGACGGCCTGATCACCCAGGGTGAGAAGTACAACAAGGTCGTCGATGCTTGGGCGCGTTGCGGCGACCAGGTCGCGGACGCGATGATGAAGGAGATCAGCGCCAAGAAGGTCGATCCGGACGGTCGTGAAATGCAGATCAACTCGATCTACATGATGGCCCACTCGGGTGCCCGTGGCTCGCAGGCGCAGATGAAGCAGCTTGCCGGCATGCGCGGCCTGATGGCCAAGCCGTCGGGCGAGATCATCGAGACCCCGATCATCTCGAACTTCAAGGAAGGCCTGACAGTCCTTGAGTACTTCAACTCGACCCACGGCGCCCGCAAGGGTCTCGCGGACACCGCGTTGAAGACCGCCAACTCGGGCTACCTGACGCGTCGCCTCGTCGACGTGTCGCAGGACTGCGTCGTCTTCGAGGACGATTGCGGCACCACCCGCGGCCTCGTCATGAAGGCGATCGTCGAGGGCGGCAGCACGATCGTCTCGCTCGGCGAGCGTATCCTGGGCCGCACCGTGCTCGACGACGTCGTCGACGCGAAGACCGGCGAGGTCATCGCACCGGCGGGCATGCTGCTCAGCGAAGTCGACGTGACGCGGATCGAGAAGGCCGCGGTGCCGGAAGTGAAGATCCGGTCGCCGCTGGTCTGCGAGACAAAGATCGGCGTCTGCGCGACCTGCTACGGTCGCGACCTCGCCCGCGGTACCCCGGTCAACACCGGCGAAGCGGTCGGCGTCATCGCGGCACAGTCGATCGGCGAGCCCGGCACCCAGCTGACCATGCGTACCTTCCACATCGGTGGTGCGGCGCAGGTCAGCGAGCAGTCGACGCTCGATGCTCCGGTCGACGGCAAGGTCCATCTCCGCAACCTGCACACCATCCGCGACTCGCGCGGGCGCAACATCTCGATGGGGCGCAACGGTGAACTGGTGCTGATGGACGACGACGGTCGCGAGCGCTCGATCCACCGCATCCCGTACGGCGCGACGCTTATGCACCTGCATGACGCGATCGTGGCGAAGGGCGACCGCCTGGCCGACTGGGATCCGTACACCCTGCCGGTGATCACCGAGAAGTCGGGCAAGATCAAATACCAGGACCTCATCGAAGGCGTCTCGATGTCCGAGAACGTCGACGATGCGACCGGTATCGCCCAGAAGGTCGTGCAGGACTGGCGCTCGATCAACAAGAAGGACGACCTGCGCCCCCGTATCACGTTGCTCGACGAGAGCAGCGGCGAGAGTGCGCGTTACCTGCTCGCGGTCGATGCCATTCTGTCGGTCAACGACGGCCAGGACGTGGAGGCCGGTGACGTCGTCGCCCGCATTCCGCGTGAGGCTGCCAAGACCCGCGACATCACCGGTGGTCTGCCGCGCGTCGCCGAGCTGTTCGAGGCGCGTATCCCCAAGGACAACGCCGTGATCGCCCGGATCAACGGCCGCGTCGAGTTCGGCAAGGACTACAAAACCAAGCGCCGGATCAGCATCCGTCCGGAGGAGGCCGGTGCCGACGTCGCCGAGTACCTGGTGCCCAAGGGCCGGCACGTCGCCGTCCAGGAAGGCGACTATGTCCGGCGCGGCGATTACCTGATCGACGGCAACCCGAACCCGCACGACATTCTCGACGTGCTCGGGATCGAGCCGTTGGCCGAGTATCTGTGTGCCGAGATCCAGGAGGTCTATCGTCTGCAGGGCGTGAAGATCAACGACAAGCACATCGAGGTGATCGTTCGCCAGATGCTGCAGAAGGTCGAGATCACCAAGTCGGGTGACACCACGATGCTGGTCGGCGAACAGGTCGACCGGCTCGAGATGGAAGCCGAGAACGCCAAGCTCGAGAAGAAGCAGATCCACGCCGAGGGCAAGCCCGTCCTGCTCGGGATCACGAAGGCATCGCTGCAGACCAAGTCGTTCATCTCGGCCGCCTCGTTCCAGGAGACGACGCGCGTCCTCACCGAGGCTGCTGTCCAGGGCAAGATCGACACCCTGACCGGGCTCAAGGAGAACGTCATCGTCGGCCGCCTGATCCCGGCCGGTACCGGTGCTGCTTTGGCCCGGGCCCGGGTTACCGCGACGTCGCGCGATGCGGCGCTGCGGGCGACCCAGGCGCAGAAGCTGGCAGCAGCTACCCCGGTCGCCGTGCCGATCCCCGCCGCACCGATCCCGAGCCCGCTCGGGGAGGTCGTCGGGGGCTAG
- the rpoB gene encoding DNA-directed RNA polymerase subunit beta — MATQLAQFTAKKRIRKTFGKIHEVVQMPNLIEVQRESYEHFLRSRPQDGYVSGLEKTLRSVFPIRDFAGTAELDFVHYELEDPKYDTDECRQRGMTYAAPMRVTLRLIVFEVDADTEARSVLDIKEQDVYMGDMPLMTGNGTFIINGTERVIVSQMHRSPGVFFDHDRGKTHSSGKFLFAARVIPYRGSWLDFEFDAKDIVNVRIDRKRKLPVTSLFYALNYNSEEILNEFYKRVVWVRGHGKSATAGSSGEAGWVVPFVEANWRGQKPSFDIVNGETGEVVFPLGTKITPRVARKAVTDGLTTLLIPTEEIFGRYSAFDLINEATGEIYIEAGDELTAENLEKIDQSGQTSIELLDIDHVSVGPWIRNTLMADKVEERDHALSEIYRVMRPGEPPTRETAESMFYGLFFDPDRYDLSAVGRVKMNMRMGLDVADDMTVLRREDILEVVKTLVNLKDGKGEIDDIDNLGNRRVRSVGELLENQYRVGLLRMERAVKERMSSVDIDTVMPNDLINAKPAVAAVREFFGSSQLSQFMDQTNPLSEVTHKRRVSALGPGGLTRERAGFEVRDVHPTHYGRICPIETPEGPNIGLINSLATFSRVNKYGFIETPYRKVVDHKLTDDVVYLSAMEEAKHTIAQANAEVDGEGSFVEELISSREAGEFLMSPKNNITLMDVSPKQLVSVAASLIPFLENDDANRALMGSNMQRQAVPLVKAEAPFVGTGMEGTVARDSGAAIAARRTGIIDQVDATRIVIRATEDVAAGKSGVDIYTLMKFQRSNQSTCINQRPLVTVGDIVRKGDIIADGPSTELGELALGRNALVAFMPWNGYNYEDSILINEKIVKEDVFTSIHIEEFEVMARDTKLGPEDITRDIPNVGEEALRNLDEAGIVYIGAEVEPGDILCGKITPKGESPMTPEEKLLRAIFGEKASDVRDTSLKLPPGVAGTVVEVRVFNRHGIDKDERALQIEREEIDRLDKDAADERGILDRATYARLRDMLMGQTLAAGPKGFKKGGVVDAALLEETPRREWWKFGVADDARQSDLEALKGQWEDAQGNIDARLDDKKGKLQSGDEMPPGVLKMVKVFVAVKRKLQPGDKMAGRHGNKGVISRILPQEDMPFLEDGTPVDIVLNPLGVPSRMNVGQIFETHLGWAARGLGKQIGQMLEDIHAKAKGLHTDNTGELREKLKSIYGSQYDDDIAGMSEEDMGALAQNLSLGVPMATPVFDGAREADVSGMLELAGLDASGQVELFDGRTGDMFDRKVTVGYIYMLKLHHLVDDKIHARSIGPYSLVTQQPLGGKAQFGGQRFGEMEVWALQAYGAAYTLQEMLTVKSDDVIGRTKVYEAIVKGDDTFEAGIPESFNVLVKEMRSLGLNVELQNAEKVE, encoded by the coding sequence ATGGCAACGCAGCTCGCGCAGTTCACGGCGAAAAAGCGCATCCGCAAGACCTTCGGCAAGATCCATGAGGTCGTGCAGATGCCGAACCTCATCGAGGTCCAGCGCGAAAGCTATGAGCATTTTCTGCGCTCGCGCCCCCAGGACGGATACGTCTCGGGCCTCGAGAAGACGCTGCGCTCGGTGTTCCCGATCCGCGACTTCGCCGGCACCGCCGAACTCGACTTCGTTCATTACGAGCTCGAGGATCCCAAGTACGACACCGACGAGTGTCGTCAGCGCGGCATGACCTATGCGGCGCCGATGCGCGTCACGCTGCGTCTTATCGTGTTCGAAGTGGACGCCGACACCGAGGCGCGGTCGGTCCTCGATATCAAGGAGCAGGACGTCTACATGGGCGACATGCCCCTGATGACGGGCAACGGCACCTTCATCATCAACGGCACCGAGCGCGTCATCGTCAGCCAGATGCACCGTTCGCCGGGCGTGTTCTTCGACCACGACCGTGGCAAGACGCACTCGTCGGGCAAATTCCTGTTCGCGGCGCGGGTCATCCCGTACCGCGGCTCGTGGCTCGACTTCGAGTTCGACGCCAAGGACATCGTCAACGTCCGCATCGACCGCAAGCGCAAGCTCCCGGTCACCAGCCTGTTCTACGCGCTGAACTATAACTCGGAGGAAATCCTCAACGAGTTCTACAAGCGCGTCGTCTGGGTCCGCGGCCACGGCAAGTCGGCAACCGCCGGCTCGAGCGGCGAGGCCGGCTGGGTCGTGCCCTTCGTCGAGGCCAACTGGCGCGGCCAGAAGCCGAGCTTCGATATCGTCAACGGCGAGACCGGCGAAGTCGTGTTCCCGCTCGGCACCAAGATCACGCCGCGCGTCGCCCGCAAGGCGGTTACCGACGGCCTGACCACGCTGCTGATCCCGACCGAGGAAATCTTCGGCCGCTACTCGGCGTTCGACCTGATCAATGAGGCCACCGGCGAGATCTACATCGAGGCCGGTGACGAACTCACCGCCGAAAACCTCGAGAAGATCGACCAGTCGGGCCAGACCTCGATCGAACTCCTCGACATCGACCACGTCTCGGTCGGTCCGTGGATCCGCAACACTCTGATGGCCGACAAGGTCGAAGAGCGCGACCACGCGCTGTCCGAGATCTACCGTGTCATGCGCCCCGGCGAGCCGCCGACGCGGGAGACCGCAGAGTCGATGTTCTACGGCCTGTTCTTCGATCCCGACCGCTACGACCTTTCGGCCGTCGGTCGCGTAAAGATGAACATGCGCATGGGCCTCGATGTCGCCGACGACATGACCGTGCTGCGCCGCGAGGACATCCTCGAGGTCGTCAAGACGCTCGTGAACCTCAAGGACGGCAAGGGCGAGATCGACGACATCGACAACCTCGGCAACCGGCGCGTGCGTTCGGTCGGCGAGTTGCTCGAGAACCAGTACCGCGTCGGCCTGCTCCGCATGGAGCGCGCCGTGAAGGAACGCATGTCGTCGGTCGATATCGACACCGTCATGCCCAACGACCTGATTAATGCCAAGCCGGCGGTCGCCGCGGTGCGTGAATTCTTCGGCTCCTCGCAGCTGTCGCAGTTCATGGACCAGACCAACCCACTGTCGGAAGTCACCCACAAGCGTCGCGTCTCGGCCCTCGGGCCGGGCGGTCTTACCCGCGAGCGTGCGGGCTTCGAAGTCCGCGACGTCCATCCGACCCACTACGGCCGGATCTGCCCGATCGAGACTCCGGAAGGCCCGAACATCGGCCTGATCAACAGCCTCGCGACCTTCAGCCGCGTCAACAAGTACGGCTTCATCGAGACGCCGTACCGCAAGGTCGTCGACCACAAATTGACCGACGACGTCGTCTATCTGTCGGCGATGGAGGAGGCCAAGCACACGATCGCGCAGGCCAACGCCGAAGTCGACGGCGAGGGCAGCTTCGTCGAGGAACTGATCTCGTCGCGTGAAGCGGGCGAGTTCCTGATGAGCCCGAAGAACAACATCACGCTGATGGACGTCAGTCCGAAGCAGCTGGTGTCGGTCGCCGCGTCGCTGATCCCGTTCCTCGAGAACGACGACGCCAACCGCGCGCTGATGGGCTCGAACATGCAGCGGCAGGCGGTGCCGCTGGTCAAGGCCGAGGCACCGTTCGTCGGCACCGGCATGGAGGGCACTGTCGCGCGTGACAGCGGCGCCGCCATCGCCGCACGCCGGACCGGCATCATCGACCAGGTCGACGCGACGCGCATCGTGATCCGCGCCACCGAGGACGTCGCCGCCGGCAAATCCGGGGTCGACATCTACACGCTGATGAAGTTCCAGCGCTCGAACCAGTCGACCTGCATCAACCAGCGTCCGCTGGTCACGGTCGGCGATATCGTCCGCAAGGGCGACATCATCGCCGACGGCCCGTCGACCGAGCTCGGTGAACTGGCGCTGGGCCGCAACGCCCTCGTCGCGTTCATGCCGTGGAACGGCTACAACTACGAGGACTCGATCCTCATCAACGAGAAGATCGTCAAGGAAGACGTCTTCACCTCGATCCACATCGAGGAGTTCGAGGTCATGGCCCGCGATACCAAGCTCGGGCCGGAGGACATCACCCGCGACATTCCGAACGTCGGCGAGGAAGCGCTCCGCAACCTCGACGAGGCCGGCATCGTCTACATCGGGGCCGAGGTCGAGCCGGGCGACATCCTGTGCGGCAAGATCACGCCGAAGGGCGAGTCGCCGATGACGCCGGAGGAAAAGCTCCTCCGCGCCATCTTCGGCGAGAAGGCCTCCGACGTCCGCGACACCTCGCTCAAGCTGCCGCCGGGCGTTGCCGGGACGGTCGTCGAGGTCCGGGTGTTCAACCGCCACGGCATCGACAAGGACGAGCGCGCGCTCCAGATCGAGCGCGAGGAAATCGACCGGCTCGACAAGGACGCCGCCGACGAGCGCGGCATCCTCGACCGTGCGACCTACGCCCGCCTGCGCGACATGCTGATGGGCCAGACACTCGCAGCCGGTCCCAAGGGCTTCAAGAAGGGCGGCGTCGTCGATGCCGCGCTGCTCGAAGAGACCCCGCGCCGTGAGTGGTGGAAGTTCGGTGTCGCCGACGATGCGCGCCAGTCCGACCTCGAGGCCCTGAAGGGCCAGTGGGAAGACGCGCAGGGCAACATCGACGCGCGCCTCGACGACAAGAAGGGCAAGCTCCAGTCCGGTGACGAAATGCCGCCGGGCGTGCTCAAGATGGTCAAGGTCTTCGTCGCGGTGAAGCGCAAGCTGCAGCCGGGCGACAAGATGGCTGGCCGTCACGGCAACAAGGGCGTCATCTCGCGGATTCTCCCGCAGGAGGACATGCCGTTCCTCGAGGACGGTACCCCGGTCGACATCGTGCTCAACCCGCTCGGCGTGCCGAGCCGGATGAACGTCGGGCAGATCTTCGAAACCCATCTGGGCTGGGCCGCTCGCGGTCTCGGCAAGCAGATCGGCCAGATGCTCGAGGACATCCACGCCAAGGCGAAGGGCCTGCACACCGACAACACCGGTGAGCTGCGCGAGAAGCTGAAGTCGATCTATGGTTCGCAGTACGACGACGACATCGCCGGCATGAGCGAGGAAGACATGGGCGCGCTTGCCCAGAACCTCTCGCTCGGCGTGCCGATGGCGACGCCGGTGTTCGACGGGGCGCGTGAAGCCGACGTGTCGGGCATGCTGGAACTGGCCGGGCTCGATGCCTCGGGTCAGGTCGAGCTGTTCGACGGCCGCACGGGCGACATGTTCGACCGCAAGGTGACCGTGGGCTACATCTACATGCTCAAGCTCCACCACCTGGTCGACGACAAGATCCACGCACGCTCGATCGGGCCGTACAGCCTCGTCACCCAGCAGCCGCTCGGTGGTAAGGCGCAGTTCGGTGGGCAGCGGTTCGGTGAGATGGAGGTGTGGGCCTTGCAGGCCTACGGCGCCGCCTACACCTTGCAGGAAATGCTCACCGTCAAGTCGGACGACGTCATCGGCCGTACCAAGGTCTACGAAGCGATCGTCAAGGGCGACGACACCTTCGAGGCCGGCATTCCGGAGAGCTTCAACGTGCTCGTCAAGGAAATGCGCTCGCTGGGGCTCAACGTCGAGCTCCAGAACGCCGAGAAGGTCGAGTGA
- a CDS encoding helix-turn-helix transcriptional regulator, with product MARSHGIDVTAPRTHPLSYEHKSPRDVAVSRGVGQLTDGQRDCLRLVYDHMTSKDIARVLGISPHTVDMRIRNALKTLGVSSRIEAARALVEAEGQGAATANSYRPLIYQAPDVAVGGVTGTVTVPASTTSDEYATQHSDTRFSPDFGPPASGPPRLAGASLPFVGNPLGTGSVAKIKADGRNVETPLAGSLPWGARNTLSPGARLAWVAMIAIGSSLGFGAILGALEALKKLL from the coding sequence ATGGCCCGGTCGCACGGCATTGACGTCACGGCGCCGCGGACGCATCCGCTGTCCTATGAGCATAAGTCACCCCGGGATGTCGCGGTGAGCCGTGGCGTCGGGCAGCTGACCGACGGGCAGCGCGATTGCCTGCGGCTGGTCTATGACCACATGACCTCCAAGGATATCGCGCGCGTGCTCGGCATCTCGCCGCACACCGTCGACATGCGTATCCGCAACGCCCTGAAAACGCTTGGTGTCTCTAGCCGGATCGAGGCGGCGCGGGCGCTGGTCGAGGCCGAGGGGCAGGGCGCGGCCACCGCCAATTCCTACCGGCCCTTGATATATCAGGCACCGGACGTTGCCGTGGGCGGCGTGACGGGCACAGTGACGGTGCCGGCCTCAACCACGAGCGACGAATATGCGACCCAGCATTCGGATACGCGGTTCAGTCCGGACTTCGGTCCGCCCGCCAGCGGCCCTCCCCGTCTGGCGGGCGCATCGTTGCCCTTCGTCGGTAACCCCCTCGGGACGGGGTCCGTCGCGAAGATCAAGGCGGACGGACGAAACGTCGAGACGCCACTCGCAGGCTCGCTCCCCTGGGGCGCGCGCAACACGCTTTCGCCGGGTGCCAGGCTCGCTTGGGTCGCGATGATCGCGATCGGTTCGTCGCTAGGGTTCGGGGCCATTCTGGGCGCGCTCGAAGCGCTCAAGAAGCTACTCTAA
- the rplL gene encoding 50S ribosomal protein L7/L12 — MADLNKIVEELSTLTVLEAADLAKMLEEKWGVSAAAPAAAAAGPAAAAGPAVEEKTEFDVVLTGDGGKKINVIKEVRAITGLGLTEAKTLVESAPKAVKEGINKAEAEKIKAQLEAAGATVELK; from the coding sequence ATGGCTGACCTTAACAAGATCGTCGAAGAGCTTTCGACCCTGACCGTCCTCGAGGCTGCTGACCTCGCGAAGATGCTCGAAGAGAAGTGGGGCGTTTCCGCCGCCGCTCCGGCCGCTGCCGCTGCCGGCCCGGCCGCTGCCGCCGGCCCTGCCGTCGAAGAGAAGACCGAGTTCGACGTCGTCCTGACCGGCGACGGCGGCAAGAAGATCAACGTCATCAAGGAAGTCCGCGCCATCACCGGCCTGGGCCTCACTGAAGCCAAGACGCTGGTCGAGTCGGCTCCCAAGGCCGTCAAGGAAGGCATCAACAAGGCGGAAGCCGAGAAGATCAAGGCTCAGCTCGAGGCCGCCGGCGCAACCGTCGAACTCAAGTAA